A genome region from Nitrospira sp. includes the following:
- the hemW gene encoding radical SAM family heme chaperone HemW, with protein sequence MRQATGRGLYIHVPFCHQRCHFCAFYLEIHHARAAEDFLGSLLTELRLYSEQRLFGSEPLQSVYFGGGTPTTLSSQQLATVLSAAREMFGLHEEAEVTVEAHPESVTQDSLSHLRQAGFTRVSFGAESMSQLELDRVGRPGSPMSTVQMVTAARKAGFTDLNLDLMYGLPGQTIDSWETSLRQIVELAPTHLSCYALTVEDGTALQTAIRRGTVPTPDETLQNEMEDLAEDVLARAGFTRYEISNYCRPGFASRHNQLHWTGGDYLGLGPSAQSYVAGRRFGNVSDLSDYKASLQNGTFPVTESEQLTAADDACERLIFGLRLTEGVPLKETGALAYSALTQKVDELIRDDILEYQGERVRLTTRGRRYADTVAVALLASLEA encoded by the coding sequence ATGCGTCAGGCGACCGGCCGCGGCCTCTACATTCACGTGCCCTTCTGCCACCAGCGCTGCCACTTCTGCGCCTTCTATCTCGAAATCCATCACGCACGCGCCGCAGAAGACTTTCTAGGTTCCCTGCTGACCGAACTGCGCCTCTACAGCGAGCAACGGCTCTTTGGATCGGAACCGTTGCAATCGGTCTACTTCGGCGGGGGCACGCCCACGACCCTGTCCTCCCAGCAACTTGCCACCGTCCTGTCGGCGGCGAGAGAGATGTTCGGCCTTCACGAAGAGGCTGAAGTCACCGTCGAAGCCCACCCGGAATCAGTGACCCAGGACAGCCTGTCGCACCTCCGCCAAGCCGGATTCACGCGGGTGAGTTTCGGCGCCGAATCCATGAGTCAGCTCGAATTGGATCGAGTCGGACGCCCCGGCAGTCCGATGAGCACCGTACAGATGGTGACCGCTGCACGTAAGGCCGGCTTCACCGACCTGAACCTCGACCTCATGTATGGCCTCCCCGGACAAACCATCGACAGTTGGGAAACCTCGCTGCGCCAGATAGTCGAGCTCGCGCCCACTCACCTCTCCTGTTATGCCCTGACGGTTGAAGACGGCACCGCCTTGCAGACGGCGATCCGGCGGGGCACTGTCCCTACTCCTGACGAGACCCTACAAAATGAGATGGAAGATCTGGCGGAGGACGTTCTGGCTCGAGCAGGTTTTACCCGCTACGAAATTTCCAACTATTGTCGTCCCGGATTTGCCAGCCGACACAATCAGTTGCACTGGACCGGCGGAGACTACCTCGGTCTGGGTCCCAGTGCGCAATCCTATGTCGCGGGCCGTCGGTTTGGGAACGTGAGCGATCTGAGCGACTACAAGGCCTCGCTCCAAAACGGCACCTTCCCCGTCACAGAATCTGAACAACTCACGGCAGCCGACGACGCCTGCGAACGACTGATCTTTGGTCTCCGGCTGACCGAAGGGGTCCCGCTCAAAGAAACGGGCGCGCTGGCCTATTCAGCATTGACCCAAAAGGTCGACGAATTGATCCGCGACGACATACTTGAATATCAAGGCGAGCGGGTGAGACTCACCACCAGAGGCCGTCGCTATGCCGATACTGTCGCAGTGGCTCTATTGGCAAGCCTGGAGGCCTAG